GACTTGCAACTCTACCATTAAGGAACATGGTCATTTGTGAGACATCACATAACCAAGACTTAGAAATTTTACTGCAGTTTAATTCATTCACTCTGTTTTTTGGAAGCTGGCTGTGAAGTATAAAAATGGAGATCAAGTGACTATGGAACACTGCAAAGGTTATAAGTGCAACAACCAACTGTAAAGCTATTTTCAGCACACtgcaacttcaaatggttgcttaatgcagtgtttcccaaccttggcaacttgaagatatctggacttcaactcccagaagtccccagccagcatttgctggttggggaattctgggagttgaagtccaaatatcttcaagttgccaaggttgggaaacactggcttaatagatgaggactacctgtacctcaTTTCAAAAGAACATATCAAAATCTTCTTGGCTTGGCAATCTTAGTTCACAAACATTCTATTCAAAGTGGACTTTAAAGTATTTGAAATAGATGAAAAAACAgctaatttttaaaagaataaaaaaaaattcagaagctgCATTACATCTTGAGAAAAGTGTCAAAACAGTATCGGTAACTTGGTAAAATACACACATGTAGTCATTCTTACTGACcactcattcagtgaccatttgaagttgcaaCAGTCCTCAAAGTTGCAGCTATCACGCTgctctcatggtcatgtgattgtgattcaggtgcttggcaatcattcacatttatgacagttgcagcatcctgccGTTATGAGATTGGTATTTGCAACTTTCCTTACCAGCAAGCAAAATCAAGGGGGAAGATGGCAAAGGTCAAAAGTGGCTCTGGCAAATCTCCCCCTCTTTTTGCACATTACACCCCTTCCCCTGGCTCCCTGCTTGAGACccattccctccttcccccaGTTTCCCTGCACTTGCACTACACCACAGCATTTCTGCCCCCAACCTGTCTCTGGCCTATGCCTATCACATACCCCTGCTCTCCTTACTTGGGGCTTTCACTGCTTTCTGCTTAATGAGCCACACATCTTGGAGTTACGATGGCAATTGTGACTGTCTGGATTGCTGTCGCTGAACAATATGGACATTGCATTTTATGACATTACTTAGTGATGCCAATCCCAGACCCAACTACAATCACCCATGGACTAACTACCTGCAATCATCCTAAAATAGGGAATGAACAAAACCATGGTAACAAGATAatggaatacaggtagtcttcatacTTATGACTATTATAGCATCCTCCTCATGGTCAAGTGATCAGAATTCAGGATtttagcaactggcatgtatttacaacagttgctgcatcccagggtcatgtgattatcattttgcaaccttctcaaCCAGCTTCTGATAAGGCAAAGGTAATGGGGGGAAATGGATTTGATTAAAGATGCAATTTCCCTAAAAACTGCAGTAATTTGCCTAATAACTATGGCAAAAGGGTTGTAAAATCAGGTGACTCACTTAACCACCTtgctagcaacagaaattctgatcaCAATGTGATCATAAATTGAAAACTATCTGTATACAGAACGAGTCTATGCACCTCTTGATTCAGTTCTGACTAACTTAGAAGCTTAAAACTTGACATAACTGATGAGATAAATTCCATAAGCATAGATAAACATTCTTTGTATGGAAGATTCTTCAGCTTCCACTATAGGAACTTTATGAAGAATAAATTTAAACAGGACATTGCATTCCAGCTCAAACATTACCAAAGTAAAATTTAGGCTTCTTTAAGATGGCCAAATTAAAAGTGCTATCCATCAGTATTTTAGCCAGGAGAAAAGCATGTCACATAAATTGTGCTGCTCTGATTGCTGATCCTTAATCTCATGCTGTAACAAGACCTTAGAATGGTGTTATGCAAATCTAGTTATTACAAGTCAAGTTTAAAAATGAGATTGGTAAACTCCTCCGAATTTGTTTCTTCTCCGACACAGCATCAACTCCAAGCAGGAAAAAAATTCTTCTTACTGTGGAGAAGAAGACATCTAgacagatttattggatttgtaggacTCCGCCCTGATTAAGATCCTTAGCATGATAGATTTAGCTACCTGTCAATTGttctaataataaatgataagCACTTCCCCACGGAAATCAGATTGGTGGCTACTCTGGTTTCCAAAGGCAATCAAGGTGTAGTAAGTACAGCCTTTGGAATCTTAAATTACTCCAGTTAGGCTGTCTGTTGAAATAATTGTGGCAGGACTCAATCATTACCTAGCAAACTTCTGTATTCTGCACCAGTTGTACCTTTCTAataatgtgtttgtttgtgtgtgtggctgcTTAAACCCAGCAGAGCATGTAATACACCCAACAATAACTGAGCCAACAACCTATAGTTGGCAAAACACTGTTCACTTTCCCTGTTAAAACCAACCCTCAGTGCAGCATATGATTACTGGTCTCCTAAAGTTTAGTATCCTAAATTTAAGTTTAGAACACAGGATTAGCACTTGTGGTTTTTTAAGTGCTAAAACTGAATGCAAAAAAACCTGGATGCAAGATCTGAAAATGCATTTTACAAAGCAAAGATTTGGGCAGATAATGTTGTTGAAGGCCTGATATTTTCTACACTCCAAATCAAAATGGTCACTGCCCAATTGTAATTGTAGCCAAATGGTCAATGAAATGGGTCCTATGAACCACAGTTAATGTCAGCAGAAGAGATACAAGTGTTTTAAGAACTGAAACATCCAAGGACAACTAACACTTGCTGCAGGTATAAGGTGGAGGTCTTGTGAAAGCGGCAATGTCAGAAGGGAAAAACGAGAAAGTGTTGACTGGATAGACTATCTGTCctacaataagaaataatagtgACACACTAAAACAGCAGCAGCCTCTGCTACAGTTAACTCATACACCTGACTCAAAACAAGGAAAAGCCTTTCTGGGCGGAGAGGTTTATTTTATCCTCGATTTCATTTTAACTCCAGTTGTCTAGATCCCTTTTCTTGAAGGAAATATGAACATAGGTGCCCATTGCTCCTTCAAAAGCGACACTTGATAATCAAAAGCCAACGCTTTTTGGCTTTCTCCATCCGAATCCTGCAACCTATATATAACTATCCCAATGCTATAAGAGGAGGAGGCTCCAgacctcttctttcctcctccaggAAAAACAGGAGGACACGGAGGTGTCCAGGGCAAGGCCAACCGGGAACGACAGGAGAAGGCAGGCTGGCGTCGGCCAAAATCGGCAGCCGGGAGCAAGAGACGGATCGAAGGAGCGGGCGGGGGGGACCACGGAACAGCAGCGGCGCCATGTTATACTTCCCCGGACAGGCTCCCTTCTCCTACCCTCAGCCATCAGGGGCCGGCTTTTCTCCCTCAGCTCTACTCCCGGCTAGGGCTGGAGCCACACCCCGAGCCGTTATCCTAACCTACAACGTCAAGTCGAGGCAcggccttcctctcctcctccattACAAAGCAAAACCAGACCGCCGCGCGcgcatataaacacacacacacacacagccaacTCACCCCTTACGACCGCCGGCCGAGCCGCACATTAAAGCCCGgggttttctcccccctcccacccGGTTCTCGTCACATCTCGCGGGAACTCCGTGACATATCGGTTTCTCTCTGCTGCTTTCGCGtcgtcttcctttcctttcttctcccccacccctcccctccccgaggAGGGTGGCTGGGTCAGGAGAAAACGGGGTCACGTGCCGCGCGGAGACGGAGGGGGGGCGGGCGCAGCGCAAAAAACGGAACGGAAGAGGAGGCACGCACAACCCGCAGTAAGAGGCCGCGTGGTTTGTGGGCTCGGCGAAGGCGGGGCCAGTGCCATTCCGCCGGTGCCTGGGTGGCCGGAAGCGGcgccgtccttccttcctcctttttgcgCCTGCGCGCAGGAGAGGAAGCCGTCCCTTTGAAGGAAGCCTGGGTGTTGCCAAGTTGCCTGGTGGGGAGGGGCAGGACTGTTGGATTTGAAGTGCAGGGAGGCGTGTTACCTGGACGCAAAATTTACTGGGGATTAATAGTCTCGGCAGGCAAATGTCCTTTATTCCACAAGGCAGTCCTTTATTATAATATTGGTTTtgtaaaaacttttcttttccttctaaactacttttttagtttaatttagtttagtttttttAGTAAAGCAAAGttataaacaatttaaaaatattacccTTATATATAGGGTAATAAAATATGGTCACTGGATTAGTGTGTATGTATGTTGCccttcagagagggatggcatataaactcaataaataaatactgtataccaTACCTATATTAATAGActctatatatgtatacacacacatgtatTTAGCATTAAATGCACTTCTGAACATGGTTCAACTGTATTATCAATTATTGCACAGGAAAATGATTATATTAAGCCTGTAATTTCTGCATATTTACCTACAGGACCGTCTGCTGCATagttcccagagaccaataagatcacacagattCGGTCTCCTCCGGgttctgtcaactaagcaatgcaggttggcgggactgcaagggagggccttctctgtggctgccccggctctatggaaccaactcccccaccaTGTCCTTACTgctcccaccttactggccttctgaaaggccatgaagacctggctgtgccgacaggcctgggggccatgaaactgacatctgtcatggccatttatactgtatgtatatatgtatgtgtgttacCTGGCTTGAGttatgagatttttttaaattggggtttacagttttagattttccttatttgtcttcttttttattgtatttgtatttatatattattgtaagccgccctgagtccttcgggattgggcgacttagaagtcgaatgaatgaataaataaataaataggaaagcaACACAATGGTAACTTCTGAATAAATATGTAGAGGCAGTTCTTCACTTAGGATCACAATTGagcacatttctgttgctaagggaaACTGAATTTTGCCCCTTATCTTTTTTGTCAGTTATTAAGTAAATCCTTGCAATTAAATTATCAGAGCtgctaagtgaatctgccttccccattgactttgcttatctggtggtaaaaggtgatcacgtgacctggggacactgcaaccatcataaatataccAAACATACaacttttgatcatgtgaccatgggaatgctgcaatggtcacaagtgtgaaaaatggtcagaagtTAGTTTTTTCAGTGATGGTGTAActttgaatgaactgttgtaaattaaggactatCTTGTATACTGTACTTCCTTCTCTGACAAGAATTATGGATTTTGGAAATCCAGCAGTTCCAGTATAGGCAATCAACAATACTAACTGGAACTGTCGTTGTTAAATGACACAATTGTAAAGCATGTCATCACATGACTGCAGATGGCTATGGCAACAATTTTATTAAACAAGGACTTCACATGAGCATGACTTCCATCTTcttgccagcttccccattgattttgtgaGAAGACAGCAAGGAACATTGGAATTTATAATTGTGTGACTGAGGATGCTACAACGGCTGGGACTCCAAGCCATCCTTGTGCCAACAATTTTTAGAtttgagcagtcactaagtgGACAATACctaaggaccacctgtactgcTTTGAGGAAAGTTAAATGAATGCTTGTGATATAATCTTGCCGCTCATTTTGTAGATTGTGCAAACTTTTAATACTTGATGCAAGTCTTCTACCAGCTTAATTTTATTAGCATCGTTATAATTCTTGCTTTTTGctccaattaaaaaaattaattacagcTAAAAAGAATGCAGATCAAATTAGCAATTGTATAAATCCTAGCCAAGTTCCAGTTGTGGACTTCAGCAATGTTCAAGCATTCTAACCCCAGCATGCtatgcaaattaattaattaattagatttccatGTTGCCCTTCTCAAAGCGATTGAGGGTGGAGACAATTGAGAATTGTCTCCCATATATCACTATCTaagaaaataagattttaaaaagagcagTTGAAACCACAGGGCATGCAATTATATAACATGCCTGACAGTTATAAAACGTGCCTTTTAAATCATAAGCAATAGAGCTCAAAACTGCTCATTGCTCCTACCTACCTGATGGAAGGGGCAGTTGCTGAACCTGATCAATATTCTGCCAAGAAAAGGGCTTTGGatgacaaaattggaaaaaattaaaatgccTAAAATTTCCTAAAATAGTCATCCTTTGTGTTTACCTCTGTGTTGACTAATCCAacttgaagaagctttttgagCAATCACAAATGTAATTTGCATGCATGATCCTCCcaatttttccatttaaaatttCTTTCATCTGTCTTGCTTTATCACATATGCAATTGCATTTGCTTGGCAATTCTCCATTCTTGGCATTATATTGACAATTTTGTTGCAAGTATGCATTTGTCTGACTTGTAAGTAATGAATGaactgggtgggtttttttacatcAGTAACTCCATGATTTTCTATTTCATTATTCAAAAGCCATGATAAGATAAATCCACCAAATGTTGTATAAAAGACATATGTTATATTACACcctttatttaatatttcagGTAGACTCATTTATAACATGAAAAGCAATTTCCATATGAATACTAATTCCCAGTGGTAGttttttgtatttctttaacGTGTCACATAGATTTAATTAATCTTCCCCCAAATGATGAGGACTCTACTGGTGCTACCCACAGCTGACAGCCATTTTGCCAAAAGGCATTATTTCCAATTGTGAATATAATTTATGCCCATGTAAGATAAAGCAAAGTCATATACTCAATCTGAACAGATCACATTCACAATATTATTCCACTGAGCTTTAGTATCAATTTTCTTGGCATGAACTCCCAAAAGATGTCAACCCTCTGGTCTCTCAAATGACTTTGAAAAAGTCAGGTAATTAAAGAACAAACCATGGTAAATTTAAACTTGTTACCATCTTTAATTAAGCTGCTTTGGAAGTAGCATACAGTTCCATGATAAACATTTTCCAAGCTCACGTTCACAGAATCACATTGTAGTTCATTAGTGCCAACACTGGAAACAAATCTCTTCACATGGCAAACAGAATTAAGAATGCAACCATGAGACAGAAGAGACCCATGGCTTCAGACAGGGCAAATCCCAGAATAGCATAGGAGAATAGCTGCTGTTTCAGGGAAGGATTCCTAAAGAGAAATACAAGATAAAAGTCACATTTGGAGAAATAGTAGAAATCAGTTTTAATTTTACAGAGTAGGCATCTTTTAGGACATACGTCCCTTCTGATCTTTAGAGACCCAGTACATAATCCAGTAATAGAAAGGTCTACAAAGTACTTCAACACCTGTCTCTCACATTGGTAGGGAAGGCTACAAAGGAGGATATGATttcatttaattttcattttggATTCCTAGAAAAGTAATGGAAGAAACGGCAATCTGTTCCTGCCTATTAGCTGATAGCAGTCATAATGGGACTCTGGCAGACCAATGAGAGGATGATTGTGGGGTGATCACATAGCCCATGCTAATGACaccttaaaactaataaaaagtaTACAGTTCATTTAAGGAGGTGACATATACCATGTGCTAACCCACACAAATCCGAATAGAACTATAGCCTAGGGATATAGTAATCATTACCTACATCAAAACTCTTTTTCCAGCCTTCAAGAGTCTTCTGAAATCATACACCTGGAAATTAGCACCATTGGCAGCCCTAAGTGTAGCTTTTGATTCCTGCCCACTGTTGAAGAATAGCTCACACTTTCTACTACAGCTGGTTACCATTAAACCCATTCACATCTTAAAAACAGGTGTTGGGATTAGACTTGGGTAGGATATGACTGCCCTTCCACATACAATTACAGCCATCCATATTTtaagaccaggggtgaaatgctcccggtttgtgCGTGCCTGTTGGTCGTCAGTGAGCCagtcacatgtgcagaaggtaaaagaatccaaatggctgcatctgggcaggtgggtggagtctcGAACTGCCTTCGCaggactgacaggcacaagcaaaccaggagcattttgcTCCTATTCAAGACACATCAGTCAATTTGAGATCTTAGTTTAATTGGACGTGGTGAGCCACTGCATTACATAGTTCAGGAAACTGGAAAACTCGGGTATTAATTTAATACGTATAATTTCTGATTAAGAAATCAGTTTCTCAAAATCTATATATTAATTCAAGTTAATTGAATTCTAACTTTGCAACTTTCTATATGGAAGTATACTTGAAGTCTAAGAAAATGTACATTTGTTTAGTATCCGCTTTTATCTTCCATTATTGTTTACATTAGTATGTTACAAATGCTTACTTTTCCTACAGATAATTAAGGTATCCTATACTCTCTATAAAAGTATGGACATTTTCTGAAGTTTAAAGGTCACTctttttatagcatttagacttagtcAAATATATTACAATTTAAACACTTATTTGGGTCTTAGCTGAAATATGATGTTCTTCTTTATAAGCTTTCTTTGTCCTTGTGGTAGAATTTTCTTTCAGTTCTTTTACTTCAGAGGTATGTTTcataaacatgacctaagtatttTACCCTTTGGAACCCTCTGAAAAAGGAAATCAGGCTAATAGCCTTCACAAGGCTAGTAAAAATGTTAATTTAAAAAGGCCTTTGTGTCCAAGTATGGGAACTACTTTACTTTAGTATGGGACCTAATTAAGATTTCGCTTGTCATTTTCatgctttcctttttaaaaatcaaagtaAAACCACAGATATAGAAATACATGTAAATTGATATATGTGATAATGATCTATTATTTTATGCAAGACTTTAGACCAATGATAATTATTTGCTACCTCCCATATGCCTGGCACAAACAGATAAAAGGAAATTTTCACCTTCGTTACCTATCCTAaaactagatttttaaaaataaccagaAAATTCAAGGAGCCAGAGCTGCTAGACCCTTGCATAGGTTATTTATTTTCAGCTTGTTTTGTTATGATTCAAACAAGGCCAAGCTATTATGTCatatagactttttaaaaagtgtgatatactgtatatgaatgcCTGAAAGATATTACGTTATAGCAGTCTTCAACTTGCAAccataattgagtccaaaatttgttgttaagtgaaacatttaagtcagttttgtcctattttatgacctttcttgccagagttgttaagtgaatcacttcaattGACAAGTTAATAATCTGTTTGTTCAGTAAATCtggcttcttcattgactttgcttgtcaagttACAAAAAGTGATCATGTGACATTGGGACATAGCAACAGTCGTAAATAAgaaccagctgccaagcattTGTATTTTGATatgatcatgggaatgctgcaaatgtcataactgtgaaaaactgttataaatcacatttttcattgctattgttcagttcagtcactaaatgaactgttgtaagttgaggactacctgtagcttcCATTTCTGCATGCAGGTTGATGTAGAATAGTAGCTTCCACAGCAAGCCATGATTTCATCAAATTGACAAAATGTGTATTAAGATGTTGGGGTGGAAGCTTAGCTCTTTCCTACATTTGTGAAGCTGCAGTACAGCCTCAAAGGGGAAAGAGTATGTATGGGACAATTTATCACACATTTCATCATTCACCCATTGCTCCCTGACATACAGCCCGGAGTTATTTGAATATCGGGTAAAACAAAGGTTACCTGGCATAACCAATGATTAGACTTCCAAAGACCGTTCCAATACCAGCACCAGAACCAGCCACTCCTACTGTGGCCGCACCTGCACCAATAAATTTGGCAGCAGTGTCAATGTCCCTGTTGAGAGCACTAGTTTGGAACTCCCTTATTGCTAGTTGATTGCCAGCATTCTGAGCACCTGTAAAGAAAGTAGTATTGCCCTacaaaaaaacaaagacaaaactcCAAGTATTAATTTCAGTGTAATAGCCCGATATTTGtagcataattaaaaaaaacattctagaAGGGAgcaacatttatttttaagatAATCCAATTTAGGAAGTGTTTTTACTCTTTCTGGATTTAGCCCGAAAGCCCTACCTAAAGTAAAATCAGTATTATTAAAAATAGCCACTATCACACCTCTGATGATCATTAATTATTTCTGCCCATATAACTATATTAATAGCAAGATAGCTAGAATGGACAACTAGTAAGAGAATGCTGTATTTCAGCATTTGTCTTCCATTTTCCCTTTTGCTTTTGTGAACCAATAAACCAGATTCTGCTTCTCAATGTGCAGTTTTAGAAGCAGGTACAATGCTGAGTAACTAGAAAGTATGCATAAAGTTTAAAGAATCTGGCTCTGAGTAGTAGTGACATGGAGATCAGTGAGGCCATTTTAAGAGAAATACAGTACCAATCTTAACATAAAACACAAATTGGTTAGTCTTGCTGCTTAGTTTATATTCTATTCCAAATTCATTAATGAAACTAACTTGTTCAAAGTGACTAAAATGTATTGTTTAAGGGAAAGAACTGGAAGGTGGGCAGAGAAGGTGGCCTTTAAAGGCAAGACAAAATGTATAGCTTGGTACTTTTCTGTGAATTATGATTGCTAACACAAGAACACATGGGCTCACTAGATAACTTAGGAAGTTACAGAATTGTTTAAGATACCTCTCCAGTCCTGACTTCTGGCCTAGACAACATCGATGCAGAAATTGGTCTGTATAGGATCCTTGATCCAGTACGCATCTAAAAATCAGAAAAGATTAACATAATCAAGCATCGTAACAAATATCAGCAATTTTAGACTCGAAAAACTTCAGAACCTTTGGAATTAATTCTATTTAGGACTTCAGAATAGCTACCTCATCTATAAGGAAAGACTCATTCTAGCACCAAATCTTGTTTCATATTTAACCTTTAACtgattttaatactttttaattaCTGAAAAATGAGTTGATTGCCAAAAGATATAttacaataaatatatttaaaaagtttttattcaaGAAAATATTATCACTCTATCCAAAGTACAACTGTTGATTACATGGAAATGTCCTGTACAGATGTACAGATGGGAAAATATGTGGTGAAAAGGGTTGAATTTAAAAATTATGTGATGatctcaaatatttttttataaaataatgtatCATTGATACATGACACCAAAGAAAATTTATAGAAGGTATTAAGGAATTTCAAATATATGTTGAAAATGTGAACATTTCATGGACATTTTTCTTACTCTTTGGTGGACTtacaaaaaagttttaaaaatggatttataCTTTTGAGGAGATTTTAATGATCAATATTAGGGTGAAGCTAGAATTTTTCATTTTAGGATTATTGTTTAAAgttagaaaaaaaggaaggatttGAATATATAATTACTGTAGTGAGATTATTATATACATAGAGGTGGAAAGATTCAACATTATCCACTATGGAGGAATGGCTGCTGGTAGTGGATAAGATTTTGCTGAAATGGACAAATTGATTTCTTTGATAAAAGACATTATCTAAATTTGTTGGCAATTGGAAGCTATTTGGGGACTTTTTGTgtaaaaaaatgaggaaaaaaagaaCTTGTGATTTACCACTTTGATGATTAGACAGATTGTCTTTTATACAATATGACGTAACTTTATAGAgagattaaaatatatttgtatttatgacTCCTAAAAAGAGTAACAGAAGCCATAGTTACAActttcttttctacttttcttGAATTCTTCTTGCATTTCATTTTCTCTTACCTTTTTCTTCTTTATATTAGTTTGTGAAAATTCTTATCTTAATGTTTAATACATAAAAAGATTATATGGGAATGTTCGTATAATTTTCTTATCAGCAATAGAAAAGTAATTTACACTTAAAGGAACATTTAACTTCTCTTTCTAGTTGACACCCGACCCCTATGATTTCCTGTTGGTCTCCCATCCATATACTTAACCTGTAGGACTTCACTCAACTTTTTTCAACCAAGTTCTGCCACCTGATCTACTGTTTCTGAAGATATATCAACAACTAACTTCTGTCTAGCTGTGCTACCTCTAATTGCCTATTGAAGTGTCTTTCAGTATAACTTATCTCTTTTAAACAAATACATCACTcttgggaaaatatataagtGTTTTAGTCAGAACAGAATGAGAAACAATTTGGACAGTTCCAAATGCTTTGTGCTTCAAAAGCTTTACCAGAATTTCAAGCAGACTAAATCCCAGAATATTTTGTTTATTCCAGGTTTTGGCTGAAACAATATTTGCTTATACAGCAAGTAGAACACAActgctctctctcagccctaaacCCCTTGGAATGACCTTTGTGCCTTCCTTTCCTTACTTGTTCAAGTGGCTTGTCTTTTCCCCATTCTCTCCTCTCAAGACCACTTTTGCCTAGATTAGCAGATAAATGAACCCCACAAAAAATGCTTGGTCCCTGTGCCAGAATGCTCTGTACCTTCCTTGAAGGATTTCCT
This genomic window from Erythrolamprus reginae isolate rEryReg1 chromosome 1, rEryReg1.hap1, whole genome shotgun sequence contains:
- the ATP5MC3 gene encoding ATP synthase F(0) complex subunit C3, mitochondrial gives rise to the protein MFACIKLAAGSPALMRTGSRILYRPISASMLSRPEVRTGEGNTTFFTGAQNAGNQLAIREFQTSALNRDIDTAAKFIGAGAATVGVAGSGAGIGTVFGSLIIGYARNPSLKQQLFSYAILGFALSEAMGLFCLMVAFLILFAM